The following are encoded together in the Gordonia insulae genome:
- a CDS encoding siderophore-interacting protein: MGYSTARVSDAADLNPRLRRIRFDVPGLEQLRLPDGADEAVGIYFPRDGETSPPPMTLRDGVWAYHDVDPVPPGRSYSVRAVDHESRSMTVDFVVHSRGPATMWAQGARPGDEVGMSHARGWYGPPPTADWHLLVADLAGLPALARILDEHNSPASVIAVVEVAADDDVAYLSNRVGSTGTRIIPHVGTGNGLAPSVLGTAVRRLTLPEGQGYCWFAGEAAQSRDVRKYLRNDRGWQRDRYDIIGYWRAEGENWARRYAEHGDELFAVYQRAISAGKSEKAAAEEFDEALERAGL, encoded by the coding sequence ATGGGCTACTCGACAGCGCGCGTCTCGGATGCCGCCGATCTCAATCCCCGTCTCCGTCGGATCCGCTTCGATGTACCCGGACTGGAGCAACTCCGGCTGCCGGATGGCGCCGACGAAGCGGTCGGCATCTACTTCCCGCGCGACGGCGAGACGTCACCGCCGCCGATGACGCTGCGCGATGGCGTCTGGGCGTACCACGACGTCGATCCGGTCCCACCGGGGCGCAGTTACTCGGTGCGCGCCGTCGACCACGAGAGCCGTTCGATGACAGTCGACTTCGTCGTTCACAGCCGCGGTCCCGCGACGATGTGGGCGCAGGGTGCCCGACCGGGTGACGAGGTGGGGATGTCGCACGCCCGCGGGTGGTACGGGCCCCCGCCGACCGCCGACTGGCACCTGCTCGTCGCCGACCTCGCGGGCTTGCCCGCGCTCGCCCGGATCCTCGACGAACACAACTCTCCCGCGTCGGTGATCGCCGTCGTCGAGGTCGCCGCCGACGACGACGTCGCCTACCTCAGCAACCGCGTCGGGTCCACCGGGACGCGGATCATCCCGCACGTCGGCACCGGCAACGGCCTCGCTCCGAGCGTTCTCGGTACCGCGGTCCGTCGCCTCACCCTGCCCGAAGGTCAGGGTTACTGCTGGTTCGCCGGCGAGGCCGCGCAGTCCCGGGACGTGCGGAAGTACCTGCGCAACGACCGCGGATGGCAGCGCGACCGGTACGACATCATCGGCTACTGGCGTGCCGAAGGCGAGAACTGGGCACGCCGGTATGCCGAACACGGCGACGAGTTGTTCGCGGTGTACCAGCGGGCGATCTCGGCCGGCAAGAGTGAGAAGGCGGCTGCCGAGGAGTTCGACGAGGCACTCGAACGCGCCGGGCTCTGA